One genomic segment of Hordeum vulgare subsp. vulgare chromosome 2H, MorexV3_pseudomolecules_assembly, whole genome shotgun sequence includes these proteins:
- the LOC123426403 gene encoding CASP-like protein 2A1: MSKMTDEKVISAPATGGGEDGLIAGDLSAAEARVRPLETLLRAAPLGLCVAAMAVMLRDTQTNEYGTVSYSDLGGFKYLVYANGLCAAYSLVSAFYTAVPRPATLSRSWIVFLLDQVFTYLILAAGAASAELLYLAYNGDKEVTWSEACGVFGGFCRQARTSVAITFGSVVCYILLSLISSYRLFSAYDAPMPSLGNKGVEIAAFPR; encoded by the exons ATGTCCAAGATGACGGACGAGAAGGTGATTTCGGCGCCGGCGACGGGCGGAGGGGAGGACGGGCTGATCGCAGGGGACCTGTCAGCCGCGGAGGCGCGGGTCCGTCCGCTGGAGACGCTTTTGCGCGCCGCGCCTCTCGGGCTCTGCGTCGCCGCCATGGCCGTCATGCTCCGCGACACGCAGACCAACGAGTACGGCACCGTCTCCTACTCCGACCTCGGCGGATTCAA GTACCTGGTCTATGCGAACGGGCTGTGCGCGGCCTACTCCCTCGTCTCCGCGTTCTACACTGCCGTGCCGCGGCCGGCGACGCTGTCCCGCTCCTGGATCGTCTTCCTCCTAGATCAG GTGTTCACGTACCTGAtcctggcggccggcgcggcATCGGCAGAGCTGCTCTACCTGGCATACAACGGCGACAAGGAGGTGACGTGGAGCGAGGCGTGCGGCGTGTTCGGCGGCTTCTGCAGGCAGGCCCGGACGTCGGTGGCCATCACCTTCGGCTCGGTCGTCTGCTACATCCTCCTCTCCCTCATCTCGTCCTACCGCCTCTTCAGCGCCTACGACGCACCCATGCCCTCGCTCGGCAACAAGGGCGTCGAGATCGCTGCCTTCCCGCGCTGA